One segment of Radiobacillus kanasensis DNA contains the following:
- a CDS encoding ABC transporter substrate-binding protein yields MKSWRIALASFGLLLLVLFLAACSNGSEETSSESNNSDSNKETTSSENTEEEKVTIVYSSGVDTTGATQKLIEAFEESHPNIDVEYREMPADTGQQHDQYVTAFSAQSAEIDVFEGDVIWPAEFAQANYALELDRFIEADGINMEDYFPGTVAAGKFNGKQWAMPMFSDAGMLYYRTDIVDTPPKTWDELIEQASSLKGEAGTQFGYLMQAAQYEGLVCNAIEIIASYGGEIINENNEVVANSPETVKAISKLQEIVGSDFVPDNILNFMETETETAWIEGQSVFARNWPYMQASSNDPERSKVMDKIGITTLPAGDAGSAATLGGWMAMINRYSEHPEAAWKLVKFLSGPEGQKIRAIEGGSAPTLKALYEDTEVTDASPLFANPEFQKVLEAAVPRPVTPIYPEISDILQIELSKALTGDQTAEEAAANIQAKIEAAISE; encoded by the coding sequence TTGAAATCATGGAGGATAGCGTTAGCTAGTTTTGGTTTACTGCTACTTGTTTTATTTCTAGCGGCATGTAGTAATGGAAGCGAGGAAACATCTAGTGAATCGAACAATTCGGATTCAAACAAGGAAACGACATCTAGTGAAAATACAGAAGAAGAAAAAGTCACCATCGTTTACTCATCAGGTGTAGATACGACAGGTGCCACACAAAAGTTAATTGAGGCATTCGAGGAATCTCATCCGAACATTGATGTAGAATACCGTGAAATGCCTGCAGACACGGGTCAACAGCATGACCAATATGTAACAGCCTTTAGTGCTCAAAGCGCTGAAATTGATGTGTTTGAAGGCGATGTGATTTGGCCAGCAGAATTTGCCCAAGCGAACTACGCATTAGAGCTAGATCGTTTCATCGAGGCAGACGGGATTAATATGGAGGACTACTTCCCTGGTACAGTAGCAGCTGGTAAATTTAACGGAAAGCAATGGGCGATGCCAATGTTCTCCGATGCAGGTATGCTTTACTACAGAACAGACATCGTAGATACCCCTCCGAAAACTTGGGATGAGTTAATTGAGCAAGCTAGCTCACTTAAAGGAGAAGCTGGTACTCAATTCGGTTATCTTATGCAAGCAGCTCAGTATGAAGGACTTGTATGTAACGCAATCGAAATCATTGCCTCTTACGGTGGTGAAATCATCAACGAAAATAATGAAGTGGTAGCGAACAGCCCAGAAACAGTTAAAGCGATTAGTAAATTGCAAGAGATTGTAGGCTCTGATTTTGTCCCAGATAATATTCTAAACTTCATGGAAACGGAAACAGAAACAGCTTGGATTGAAGGTCAATCTGTATTTGCTCGTAACTGGCCATATATGCAAGCATCCTCTAATGACCCAGAAAGGTCGAAAGTAATGGACAAAATCGGTATCACTACTTTACCGGCAGGAGATGCAGGTAGCGCTGCAACACTTGGTGGCTGGATGGCTATGATTAACCGGTACAGTGAGCATCCAGAGGCTGCTTGGAAGCTTGTGAAATTCCTTTCTGGTCCTGAAGGTCAAAAGATTCGAGCGATTGAAGGTGGATCTGCACCAACACTTAAAGCACTCTATGAAGATACAGAGGTAACAGATGCTAGCCCATTGTTCGCAAACCCAGAATTCCAAAAAGTATTAGAAGCCGCAGTACCACGCCCAGTAACACCAATCTATCCTGAGATTTCGGATATCTTACAAATCGAGCTTTCCAAAGCATTGACTGGTGACCAAACAGCAGAAGAAGCAGCCGCAAACATCCAAGCAAAAATAGAAGCAGCAATTTCCGAATAA
- the atpD gene encoding F0F1 ATP synthase subunit beta, with the protein MSKGYVTQIMGPVVDVKFEDGHLPEIYNALTVLSKDGSESSLTLEVALHLGDDSVRTIAMSSTEGIQRGAEVKDQGSPISVPVGDVTLGRVFNVLGENIDLDEEVDASVRRDPIHRQSPKFEDLATETEILETGIKVVDLLAPYIKGGKIGLFGGAGVGKTVLIQELINNIAQEHGGISVFAGVGERTREGNDLYFEMKDSGVIAKTAMVFGQMNEPPGARMRVALTGLTMAEYFRDEQGQDVLLFIDNIFRFTQAGSEVSALLGRMPSAVGYQPTLATEMGQLQERITSTKKGSVTSIQAIYVPADDYTDPAPATTFAHLDATTNLDRKLSEQGIYPAVDPLASTSRALDPEVVGEEHYNVAREVQQTLQRYKELQDIIAILGMDELSDEDKLTVARARRIQFFLSQNFHVAEQFTGQPGSYVPVQETVKGFREILDGKHDNLPEDAFRLVGRIEEVVEAAKQMNY; encoded by the coding sequence ATGAGCAAAGGATACGTTACACAAATCATGGGACCAGTCGTCGACGTTAAATTTGAAGACGGACATCTCCCTGAAATTTATAACGCTTTAACGGTTCTTTCTAAAGATGGTAGCGAAAGCAGCCTAACGCTTGAGGTTGCTCTACATCTTGGAGATGACAGTGTACGTACAATCGCGATGTCATCTACGGAAGGAATTCAGCGTGGTGCAGAAGTGAAGGACCAAGGTTCCCCAATCTCTGTTCCAGTTGGAGACGTAACGTTAGGACGTGTTTTCAACGTATTAGGGGAAAACATTGACCTTGATGAAGAGGTTGATGCTAGTGTGAGAAGAGACCCAATTCACCGCCAATCTCCTAAATTTGAAGACTTAGCAACAGAAACAGAAATTTTAGAAACAGGTATCAAAGTAGTAGACTTACTAGCTCCGTATATCAAGGGTGGTAAGATCGGACTATTTGGTGGTGCGGGTGTAGGTAAAACCGTATTAATCCAAGAGCTTATCAATAACATTGCCCAAGAGCACGGTGGTATTTCAGTATTCGCTGGTGTAGGGGAGCGTACTCGTGAAGGGAACGACCTCTACTTCGAAATGAAAGACTCTGGCGTTATTGCAAAAACAGCGATGGTATTCGGACAAATGAACGAGCCACCTGGAGCGCGTATGCGTGTAGCATTAACTGGACTTACAATGGCAGAATACTTCCGTGATGAGCAAGGCCAAGACGTGTTACTATTTATCGATAACATCTTCCGTTTCACTCAAGCAGGTTCAGAGGTATCTGCCCTTCTAGGTCGTATGCCATCTGCCGTTGGTTACCAACCAACACTTGCTACCGAAATGGGTCAGCTTCAAGAACGTATTACTTCCACGAAAAAAGGTTCCGTTACATCTATCCAAGCGATTTATGTACCTGCCGATGACTATACAGATCCGGCACCAGCTACAACATTCGCTCACTTAGATGCAACAACAAACCTTGATCGTAAGCTTTCCGAGCAAGGTATCTACCCAGCCGTAGATCCATTGGCATCTACGTCTCGTGCCCTTGACCCGGAAGTGGTTGGGGAAGAACACTATAACGTAGCTCGTGAAGTGCAACAAACACTTCAACGCTATAAAGAATTACAAGATATCATCGCAATCCTAGGTATGGACGAGCTTTCTGATGAGGATAAATTAACGGTTGCACGTGCACGCCGTATTCAATTCTTCCTATCTCAGAATTTCCACGTTGCAGAGCAATTTACTGGTCAACCAGGTTCTTATGTACCGGTTCAAGAAACAGTAAAAGGCTTCCGTGAAATTTTAGATGGCAAACATGACAATCTTCCAGAGGATGCTTTCCGTCTTGTTGGACGTATCGAGGAAGTCGTTGAAGCTGCAAAACAAATGAACTATTAG
- the atpG gene encoding ATP synthase F1 subunit gamma — protein sequence MASLRDIEKKINSRKKTKQITKAMHMVSASKLSKAEQNAKSFVPYSDKIQEVVSSIAANDSNIQHPMLKQREVKKVGYFVITSDRGLAGAYNSSILRTVYRDITQRHKSADEYTIIVIGRIGRDFFVKRGFSVAKEIIGIGDQPNFADVKELANETVQMYIDEEIDELNIYYNHYVSAISQEVTSRKLLPLTDISQGSGSKSSYEYEPDQEKILEVLLPQYAESMIYGTLLDGKASEHAARMTAMQNATDNANQLIDELSLTYNRARQAAITQEITEIVGGAAALE from the coding sequence GTGGCATCCTTAAGAGATATCGAGAAAAAGATTAATTCTCGTAAAAAAACGAAGCAAATTACAAAGGCGATGCACATGGTTTCTGCTTCTAAATTAAGTAAAGCAGAACAAAATGCAAAATCCTTTGTACCATATAGCGACAAGATCCAAGAAGTAGTATCGAGTATCGCAGCGAATGACTCTAATATTCAGCATCCTATGTTGAAACAACGTGAAGTTAAAAAAGTTGGATACTTTGTTATTACTTCTGACCGTGGTCTAGCTGGTGCATATAACAGTAGTATTCTAAGAACGGTGTATCGAGACATCACGCAACGCCATAAATCCGCGGACGAATATACGATTATCGTGATTGGTCGTATCGGAAGAGATTTCTTTGTGAAACGTGGTTTCTCTGTTGCAAAAGAAATCATTGGAATTGGGGATCAACCGAACTTCGCAGATGTGAAGGAATTGGCTAACGAAACAGTTCAAATGTACATCGATGAAGAAATTGATGAACTAAACATTTATTATAACCATTACGTAAGCGCCATTTCACAAGAAGTAACATCTCGTAAGTTACTACCGTTAACGGATATTTCTCAAGGTTCTGGTTCTAAAAGTTCTTATGAATATGAGCCAGATCAAGAGAAAATACTGGAGGTTCTTTTACCTCAATATGCGGAAAGCATGATTTACGGAACACTTTTAGATGGGAAAGCTAGTGAGCACGCTGCTCGTATGACTGCGATGCAGAATGCAACGGATAATGCGAACCAACTAATCGACGAATTGTCACTGACTTACAACCGTGCCCGTCAAGCAGCAATTACACAAGAAATCACTGAAATTGTTGGTGGGGCGGCAGCACTCGAATAG
- a CDS encoding F0F1 ATP synthase subunit epsilon has translation MKTLTVSVVTPDGPVLEDTFEMVSCKSEIGELGILPGHIPMVAPLSISAVRLKSADNEKKLAVNGGFLEIRPDKVTILAQSAEDPTKIDVDRAKKAKERAEQRLQSKQDDIDFRRAELALKRAINRLEITG, from the coding sequence TTGAAAACACTAACTGTGAGTGTTGTCACTCCTGATGGCCCTGTCTTGGAAGATACATTTGAAATGGTTAGTTGTAAATCGGAGATTGGGGAACTTGGTATTTTACCAGGACACATCCCAATGGTTGCACCTCTTTCCATAAGTGCTGTTCGTCTCAAAAGTGCGGACAACGAGAAAAAGCTTGCTGTGAACGGAGGATTTTTAGAAATCCGTCCGGACAAAGTAACGATTCTTGCACAATCTGCTGAAGATCCAACCAAGATCGATGTAGACCGCGCGAAAAAGGCGAAAGAAAGAGCGGAACAACGTTTACAATCTAAACAAGATGATATTGATTTCAGACGGGCAGAACTAGCGTTAAAAAGAGCAATAAACCGTCTAGAGATAACAGGCTAA